From one Luteolibacter sp. SL250 genomic stretch:
- the purN gene encoding phosphoribosylglycinamide formyltransferase: MVLGILGSGSGSNMQAILDAIAAGTLDARIALVLSDNPDAYILERAAKNGIPSGVIDCRGFKTKFPEEAQAETAARLKDAGVELVCLAGFMRLVKRPLLDAFPERILNIHPSLLPAFPGIAAWKQAVDAGVSETGCTVHHVDDGMDTGPVILQEKIPVLPDDTDKTLHARIQLVEHRLYPEAIRRLAQTALR; encoded by the coding sequence ATGGTCCTCGGCATCCTCGGTTCCGGCTCCGGCTCAAACATGCAGGCGATCCTCGATGCGATCGCGGCGGGCACGCTCGACGCCCGCATCGCTCTGGTCCTGTCGGACAACCCGGACGCGTACATCCTTGAACGTGCGGCCAAAAACGGCATTCCGTCCGGCGTGATCGACTGCCGGGGGTTCAAAACGAAGTTCCCTGAAGAGGCACAGGCGGAGACCGCCGCCCGGCTGAAGGATGCCGGGGTGGAGCTGGTCTGCCTGGCTGGCTTCATGCGGCTGGTGAAGCGTCCGCTGCTGGACGCCTTTCCGGAGCGCATCCTCAACATCCACCCGTCCCTCCTTCCGGCCTTCCCCGGCATCGCTGCGTGGAAGCAGGCAGTGGACGCCGGAGTTTCCGAAACGGGTTGCACCGTCCACCATGTGGATGATGGTATGGATACCGGCCCGGTCATCCTCCAGGAAAAGATCCCCGTCCTCCCGGATGACACCGACAAGACGCTCCACGCCCGTATCCAGTTGGTAGAGCACCGGCTTTATCCGGAAGCGATCCGCCGCCTGGCGCAGACCGCATTGCGGTGA
- a CDS encoding aminopeptidase, translated as MHDARIDALAKQLVRYSTALKKGEKVLIDLYDVPDSIGLALIREARAKGALPFIRIHQSRLSREMLKGAEDGQYSVIAKHLLAEMKDMDAYIAVRGGYNIAETSDVPADKMQLAMKHMRPVLDHRVKKTRWCVLRWPSPSMAQQANMSTEAFEDFYFKVCLLDYKALVPAMNALKKLMESTDQVHLKGPGTDLRFSIKGIPAVICGGNFNIPDGEVFTAPVRDSVEGHITYNAPTIYQGIGFDTIRLEFSKGKIVKAEAGAKTKALNKILDSDEGARFIGEFALGFHPVIREPMRDILFDEKIAGSFHFTPGQAYEIADNGNRSQVHWDMVNIQRKDYGGGEVWFDGKLIRKDGVFLPKQLAKLNG; from the coding sequence ATGCACGACGCCCGCATTGACGCCCTCGCAAAGCAGTTGGTCCGCTACTCCACCGCCCTGAAAAAAGGCGAGAAAGTCCTCATCGATCTCTACGACGTGCCGGACTCCATCGGGCTGGCGTTGATCCGCGAGGCCAGGGCAAAGGGCGCGCTGCCATTCATCCGCATCCACCAGTCCCGTCTCAGCCGGGAGATGCTGAAGGGCGCGGAGGACGGCCAGTATTCCGTCATCGCGAAGCACCTGCTGGCGGAGATGAAGGACATGGACGCCTACATCGCCGTGCGTGGCGGCTACAACATCGCGGAAACCTCCGACGTTCCCGCGGACAAGATGCAGCTCGCGATGAAGCACATGCGCCCGGTGCTGGACCACCGCGTGAAAAAGACCCGCTGGTGCGTGCTCCGCTGGCCCAGCCCGTCCATGGCGCAGCAGGCGAACATGAGCACGGAGGCGTTCGAGGACTTCTACTTCAAAGTCTGCCTGCTCGACTACAAGGCGCTCGTCCCGGCGATGAACGCGCTGAAAAAGCTCATGGAGTCAACCGACCAGGTCCACCTCAAGGGGCCGGGCACCGACCTGCGTTTCTCGATCAAGGGCATCCCTGCCGTCATCTGCGGCGGGAACTTCAACATCCCGGACGGCGAGGTGTTCACCGCCCCCGTGCGTGACTCCGTGGAAGGCCACATCACCTACAACGCCCCGACCATCTACCAGGGCATCGGCTTCGACACCATCCGCCTGGAGTTCTCCAAGGGCAAGATCGTCAAGGCCGAGGCCGGTGCGAAGACCAAGGCACTGAACAAGATCCTCGACAGCGACGAAGGTGCCCGCTTCATCGGTGAGTTCGCCCTAGGCTTCCACCCGGTCATCCGCGAGCCGATGAGGGACATCCTCTTTGACGAGAAGATCGCCGGTTCCTTCCACTTCACGCCCGGTCAGGCGTACGAGATCGCCGACAACGGCAACCGCTCCCAGGTCCACTGGGACATGGTGAACATCCAGCGCAAGGACTACGGCGGCGGCGAGGTCTGGTTCGACGGCAAGCTCATCCGCAAGGACGGCGTCTTCCTGCCGAAGCAGCTCGCGAAGCTGAATGGGTAG
- a CDS encoding Minf_1886 family protein → MQAVQFEQSVAAILKRDRRFDPGAYFFLKDALDFTLKRISDGNGGQCRHVSGPELLNGFRDHALQQYGPMSATLMNEWGLRKCQDVGDMVFHLIEEQVFGKQDSDRREDFSEVFDFQEALTLPFLPKKRRQTPRRQAHAQRAVG, encoded by the coding sequence ATGCAGGCCGTTCAGTTCGAACAATCCGTCGCCGCCATCCTGAAGCGGGACCGCCGTTTCGATCCGGGCGCCTACTTTTTCCTGAAGGACGCGCTGGATTTCACGCTGAAGCGGATCAGTGACGGAAACGGCGGCCAGTGCCGCCACGTTTCGGGACCGGAGCTGCTGAATGGCTTCCGGGATCATGCGCTCCAGCAATACGGCCCGATGTCCGCCACCCTGATGAACGAGTGGGGCCTGCGGAAGTGCCAGGATGTCGGGGACATGGTGTTCCACCTCATCGAGGAGCAGGTGTTCGGAAAACAGGATTCCGACCGCCGGGAGGACTTTTCGGAAGTTTTCGACTTTCAGGAGGCGCTGACGCTTCCATTCCTGCCCAAGAAGCGCCGCCAGACGCCGCGCAGGCAGGCCCACGCCCAGCGGGCGGTGGGCTGA
- a CDS encoding ketosteroid isomerase-related protein: protein MTIIRETNPLRLLPMIDTYYEAFNAGDREKMFSLLTDDVVHDLNQGGSETGIGAFRAFMERMDRCYQETLEDIVIFEGPDGTRAAAEFNVRGKYLATDEGLPEANGQTYLIPAGAFLTLRDGKISRLTMYYNLQEWLRQVGA, encoded by the coding sequence ATGACGATCATCCGGGAAACCAACCCGCTCCGGCTACTCCCGATGATCGATACCTACTACGAAGCTTTCAATGCGGGTGACCGCGAGAAGATGTTCTCCCTGCTCACGGACGATGTCGTCCATGACCTCAACCAGGGTGGCAGCGAAACGGGCATCGGTGCGTTCCGCGCGTTCATGGAGCGCATGGACCGCTGCTATCAGGAAACCCTGGAGGACATCGTGATCTTCGAAGGCCCGGACGGCACCCGGGCCGCCGCCGAGTTCAACGTGCGCGGCAAGTACCTGGCCACGGACGAGGGACTCCCGGAAGCGAACGGCCAGACCTACCTGATCCCAGCGGGGGCGTTCCTCACCCTCCGCGACGGGAAGATCTCCCGGCTGACGATGTACTACAACCTGCAGGAATGGCTGAGGCAGGTGGGGGCGTGA
- a CDS encoding POT family MFS transporter, translating into MAHRSTPLETDKMPPGIPYIIGNEAAERFSFYGMRTILVVFMTQYLQFMDNTGGTSISGTEAVGYFHQFAGWVYFTPLIGALLSDIFLGKYRTILFLSLFYCLGHGALACMGLVGESKWWLITGLSLICIGAGGIKPCVSAHVGDQFGKLNQHLITRIYNWFYFSINFGAIFSTLLTPWLLEHYGPHWAFGVPGVLMAIATFMFWLGRHRFVHIPASGWGFFREAFSWEGFAALAKLIPLFVFIAVFWSLYDQTGSSWVLQAKQMDLNFLGVTWLESQIQAVNPILILIFIPLFTLVLYPAINRVFRLTPLRKIGIGLSLLVATYVLTTVVQSWIDAGQRPSIGWQMLSFILITAAEVMVAIVGLEFAYTQAPRAMKSWVMSLFWLAVWLGNYFTAEVNRFISTPSAARLQFTEAISRLPEDWKTSPRNIVLPGYDGITGTADDFIARCRQGRLDSFEIPGRDLYFSAAERIEQASAEKFPAKEQGNLLLQGIKDPWGNAMRYEVIDSSHIRISSKGPGEKEKSEWSLGLVIGKTEGEAVAPKDTWLARRKMELGIREKATPGGFERTEFSGGESKLEGAAYFRFFTWLILGALAVYLPFSLIYRPKTYLHES; encoded by the coding sequence ATGGCGCACCGCAGCACCCCGCTGGAAACCGACAAGATGCCGCCGGGCATCCCCTACATCATCGGCAACGAGGCGGCCGAACGGTTTTCCTTTTACGGGATGCGGACCATCCTGGTCGTGTTCATGACGCAGTACCTGCAGTTCATGGACAACACGGGCGGCACCTCCATCTCCGGCACGGAGGCCGTCGGTTACTTCCACCAGTTCGCGGGATGGGTGTATTTCACCCCGTTGATCGGCGCGCTGCTCTCCGACATCTTCCTCGGGAAATACCGCACCATCCTTTTCCTCTCCCTGTTCTACTGCCTGGGCCACGGCGCGCTGGCGTGCATGGGGCTGGTGGGGGAGTCGAAGTGGTGGCTCATCACCGGGCTGTCGCTCATCTGCATCGGCGCGGGCGGCATCAAGCCGTGCGTCTCCGCCCACGTGGGCGACCAGTTCGGCAAGCTGAACCAGCACCTGATCACGCGCATCTACAACTGGTTCTACTTTTCCATCAACTTCGGCGCGATCTTTTCCACGTTGCTCACCCCGTGGCTGCTGGAGCACTACGGGCCGCACTGGGCGTTCGGCGTGCCTGGTGTGCTGATGGCCATCGCCACGTTCATGTTCTGGCTGGGGCGGCACCGCTTCGTCCACATCCCTGCGTCCGGCTGGGGCTTCTTCCGCGAGGCGTTTTCCTGGGAGGGTTTCGCCGCGTTGGCGAAGCTCATCCCGCTGTTCGTGTTCATCGCCGTCTTCTGGTCGCTCTATGACCAGACCGGCTCCTCATGGGTGCTGCAGGCGAAGCAGATGGACCTGAACTTCCTCGGCGTCACCTGGCTGGAGTCCCAGATCCAGGCGGTGAACCCCATCCTGATCCTCATTTTCATCCCGCTGTTCACGCTGGTGCTCTATCCGGCGATCAACCGGGTCTTCCGGCTCACGCCGCTGCGGAAAATCGGCATCGGCCTGTCGCTGCTGGTGGCGACCTATGTGCTCACCACCGTGGTGCAGTCGTGGATCGACGCAGGCCAGCGGCCCTCCATCGGCTGGCAGATGCTTTCCTTCATCCTCATCACCGCGGCGGAGGTGATGGTGGCCATCGTCGGGCTGGAGTTCGCCTACACCCAGGCACCCCGCGCGATGAAGTCCTGGGTGATGTCGCTTTTCTGGCTCGCAGTGTGGCTGGGCAACTATTTCACCGCAGAGGTGAACCGTTTCATCTCCACGCCATCCGCCGCGCGACTCCAGTTCACGGAGGCGATCTCCCGCCTCCCGGAGGACTGGAAGACGTCCCCCCGGAACATCGTGCTGCCGGGATACGACGGCATCACCGGCACCGCGGACGACTTCATCGCCCGCTGCCGCCAGGGCCGGCTGGACTCCTTTGAGATCCCCGGCCGCGACCTTTACTTCTCCGCCGCGGAGAGGATCGAGCAGGCTTCCGCGGAGAAATTCCCCGCCAAGGAGCAAGGCAACCTCCTTCTGCAGGGGATCAAGGATCCGTGGGGGAATGCCATGAGATACGAGGTGATCGACTCCTCGCACATCCGCATCTCCAGCAAGGGACCGGGGGAGAAGGAAAAGTCCGAGTGGAGCCTTGGCCTGGTCATCGGGAAAACGGAAGGCGAAGCCGTGGCTCCGAAGGACACCTGGCTGGCCCGCCGGAAGATGGAACTCGGCATCCGGGAAAAGGCCACACCGGGTGGATTCGAGCGGACGGAGTTCTCCGGCGGGGAGAGCAAGCTGGAGGGCGCGGCCTACTTCCGCTTCTTCACCTGGCTGATCCTGGGCGCGCTGGCCGTCTATCTGCCATTCTCACTGATCTACCGCCCGAAGACGTACCTGCATGAGTCGTAA
- the rnr gene encoding ribonuclease R, whose amino-acid sequence MTNTPQSPDMPADKLRSSMMEFFGSTDYRPMTKSEIARSLKVPPSVRSAFRATLDALVEEGVLTLEKKGLYRLRSSGGKNQLTGTLKFHPKGHGLFFPDASDEQNIATGIDLVANSRLHVNRRDTGTALDGDRVLVSLKQPSPRRQFRIRSEMEEEPEVRAVVEKVLSRRSGRIVGVFQSKGGFAWVDTDDKSVEGRVEIIADSTAETGQLVVVDVGQWKDRYEVPRGRVIEVLGWPGDPGVDIISVIHRFGLRTSFPENVLNEARAVPEDPEPSEIARRKDWRDKLVITIDPADAKDHDDAIWLEKTARGWTLAVHIADVSHYIKPGKPMDKEASERGNSTYLVDRVLPMLPTELSNGICSLKPNVDRLTKCALMEISHDGRLERATFFDAVIHSRAKLSYEQAQMILDGLPAPEGSDPYLVPLVKEGWALASTMRRRRFANGALDLEMPEIKVRLDSKGRAASAEPVVHTESHQLIEECMLIANEAVAKLLREKGKPSVFRIHEDPDPSRLMDYTETAKLHGYKPGDLTNRDHIQKLLDESKGSPEEHVIKLGLLKSLKRAAYSAEPLGHYGLAKTDYTHFTSPIRRYSDLIVHRSMQPYLENPPKPVDRTPSQADLREIARHISDTERTSAEAESETKQIKLLEYLARVAKEEDGQLFDGLITDVRPMGLMVEIPDMGVRGVVKREELPSGSRWRFEGHRKAWVSFDGKVIQLGMRIPLRVAAIDMEKRFVDFKIAGKPTSEGTRPLNAPPHPPTRKHQKPQTKPAAKAGPPNKIRKTDGEHKKKRFSGGGKKAGKKKRG is encoded by the coding sequence ATGACAAATACCCCCCAATCTCCTGACATGCCCGCTGACAAGCTGCGTTCGTCGATGATGGAATTTTTCGGCTCCACCGACTACCGGCCGATGACGAAATCCGAGATCGCCCGCAGCCTGAAGGTGCCGCCCTCCGTCCGCTCCGCCTTCCGCGCCACCCTGGACGCTTTGGTCGAGGAAGGCGTCCTCACCTTGGAAAAGAAAGGCCTCTACCGCCTCCGTTCCAGCGGCGGAAAGAACCAGCTCACCGGCACCCTCAAGTTCCACCCGAAGGGGCACGGCCTGTTTTTCCCGGATGCGTCCGATGAACAGAACATCGCAACCGGCATCGACCTGGTGGCGAACTCCCGCCTGCACGTGAACCGCCGGGACACCGGCACCGCGCTGGATGGCGACCGCGTGCTCGTGTCGCTGAAACAACCCAGCCCTCGCCGCCAGTTCCGCATCCGCAGCGAGATGGAGGAGGAACCGGAGGTGCGCGCCGTGGTGGAAAAAGTCCTGTCCCGCCGTTCCGGCAGGATCGTGGGCGTCTTCCAGAGCAAAGGCGGCTTCGCCTGGGTGGATACGGATGACAAGTCCGTGGAGGGCCGGGTGGAAATCATCGCGGACTCCACCGCAGAGACCGGGCAACTGGTGGTGGTGGATGTCGGCCAATGGAAGGATCGCTACGAGGTGCCGCGCGGCCGCGTCATCGAGGTGCTCGGCTGGCCCGGAGACCCCGGGGTGGACATCATTTCCGTGATCCACCGCTTCGGCCTGCGCACGTCCTTCCCGGAAAACGTCCTCAACGAGGCCCGTGCCGTTCCGGAGGACCCGGAGCCATCTGAAATCGCCCGCCGCAAGGACTGGCGGGACAAGCTGGTCATCACCATCGACCCGGCGGACGCGAAGGACCATGACGACGCCATCTGGTTGGAAAAAACGGCCCGCGGCTGGACGCTGGCCGTCCACATCGCGGACGTCTCCCACTACATCAAGCCGGGCAAGCCGATGGACAAGGAAGCGTCCGAGCGTGGCAACTCGACCTACCTGGTGGACCGCGTGCTGCCGATGCTGCCGACGGAGCTTTCCAACGGCATCTGCTCGCTCAAGCCGAACGTGGACCGACTGACGAAGTGCGCGCTGATGGAGATCTCCCACGACGGACGTCTCGAAAGGGCGACGTTCTTCGACGCGGTCATCCACTCCCGCGCGAAACTTTCCTACGAACAGGCACAGATGATCCTCGACGGCCTGCCCGCGCCGGAGGGATCCGATCCATATCTGGTGCCGCTGGTGAAGGAAGGCTGGGCGCTGGCTTCCACCATGCGCCGCCGCCGCTTTGCCAACGGCGCGCTCGATCTGGAGATGCCGGAGATCAAGGTGCGGCTGGACAGCAAGGGCCGCGCCGCCTCCGCGGAGCCGGTGGTCCACACGGAAAGCCACCAGCTCATCGAGGAATGCATGCTCATCGCCAACGAGGCGGTCGCGAAGCTGCTGCGCGAAAAGGGCAAGCCATCCGTCTTCCGCATTCACGAGGATCCCGATCCGTCGCGCCTGATGGACTACACGGAGACCGCGAAGCTCCATGGCTACAAGCCGGGGGACCTGACGAACCGCGACCACATCCAGAAGTTGCTCGATGAATCGAAAGGCAGCCCGGAGGAGCACGTCATCAAGCTGGGCCTGCTGAAGTCGCTGAAACGCGCCGCGTATTCCGCGGAACCGCTCGGCCACTACGGCCTCGCGAAGACGGACTACACGCACTTCACCAGCCCCATCCGCCGCTACTCCGACCTCATCGTCCACCGGTCGATGCAGCCCTATCTGGAGAACCCACCGAAGCCGGTGGACCGCACTCCGTCCCAAGCGGACCTGCGCGAGATCGCCCGCCACATTTCCGACACCGAGCGCACCTCCGCGGAAGCGGAGAGTGAGACGAAACAGATCAAGTTGCTGGAATACCTCGCCCGCGTCGCCAAGGAAGAGGACGGCCAGCTTTTCGACGGACTCATCACTGATGTCCGTCCAATGGGCCTGATGGTCGAGATCCCGGACATGGGTGTGCGCGGCGTGGTGAAGCGCGAGGAACTACCGTCCGGCAGCCGCTGGCGCTTCGAGGGCCACCGCAAGGCATGGGTTTCCTTCGACGGGAAAGTCATCCAGCTCGGCATGCGCATCCCGCTGCGGGTGGCGGCCATCGACATGGAAAAGCGTTTCGTCGATTTCAAGATCGCCGGGAAGCCGACCAGCGAAGGCACCCGCCCGCTGAATGCCCCTCCCCATCCGCCCACCCGCAAGCACCAGAAGCCGCAAACGAAACCCGCCGCCAAGGCAGGCCCGCCCAACAAGATCCGGAAGACGGATGGCGAGCACAAAAAGAAGCGGTTCTCCGGCGGAGGGAAGAAGGCTGGAAAGAAAAAGCGCGGATGA
- a CDS encoding ThuA domain-containing protein: protein MNRPFRVSSSLLVTFACAVTALILFMMTGGERAVAQDKPAAKKKIVFVAGKPSHKPGEHEHRAGCMLLADQINKSGLPVEAVVVTDGWPADKSVFDGAAAVVIYADGGGRHPAMQQLADLRKMAEAGVGVGCIHYAVEVPKGDGGNTFLDVLGGYFETDWSVNPHWDAKFKIATHEVTKGVKDFGIRDEWYYHMRFRKNMEGVTPILSDLPSAETLSRPDGTHSGNPHVRASVLERKEPQHVMWAYERPAALGGGRAFGFTGGHFHKNWAQDDQRKVVLNSIAWIAGLPVPDGGVPNKTPTDEEMTANLDKK from the coding sequence ATGAACCGACCTTTCCGAGTCTCCAGTTCACTCCTCGTGACCTTCGCCTGCGCCGTGACGGCGCTGATCCTCTTCATGATGACCGGAGGGGAGCGTGCGGTGGCGCAGGACAAGCCCGCGGCCAAGAAAAAGATCGTCTTCGTGGCGGGCAAGCCCAGCCACAAGCCGGGCGAGCATGAGCACCGCGCCGGCTGCATGCTGCTGGCGGACCAGATCAACAAGAGCGGCCTGCCGGTGGAGGCCGTGGTGGTCACGGACGGCTGGCCGGCGGACAAGTCCGTCTTCGACGGCGCCGCGGCGGTGGTGATCTACGCGGACGGTGGCGGCAGGCACCCTGCCATGCAACAGCTCGCCGACCTGCGGAAAATGGCGGAGGCCGGCGTGGGCGTCGGCTGCATCCACTATGCGGTGGAAGTGCCGAAGGGTGACGGTGGCAACACGTTCCTCGATGTTCTCGGTGGCTATTTCGAAACCGATTGGTCGGTGAACCCGCACTGGGATGCGAAGTTCAAGATCGCCACCCATGAGGTCACCAAGGGTGTGAAGGATTTCGGTATCCGTGACGAGTGGTACTACCACATGCGGTTCCGCAAGAACATGGAGGGCGTTACCCCGATCCTCTCCGATCTTCCGTCCGCGGAGACTCTCAGCCGTCCGGACGGCACCCACTCCGGCAATCCGCATGTCCGCGCCTCGGTGCTGGAGCGCAAGGAGCCCCAGCATGTGATGTGGGCCTATGAACGCCCGGCGGCGCTGGGGGGTGGCAGGGCGTTCGGCTTCACCGGCGGCCATTTCCACAAGAACTGGGCGCAGGATGACCAGCGGAAGGTCGTCCTGAACTCCATTGCCTGGATCGCCGGACTGCCCGTGCCGGATGGCGGTGTGCCGAACAAGACACCCACCGATGAGGAGATGACTGCGAATCTCGACAAGAAATGA
- a CDS encoding prepilin-type N-terminal cleavage/methylation domain-containing protein produces MKTQSIHRRSGFTLIELLVVIAIIAVLASAGFGVGMKVQNTARKQVAESAARNVVHAVNSFYADYSAMPVPTGTASTQGGTTFGTESGDGLKILDILLGLEDEINTKKVKYLDVPEAKSKKKGGLVFNKSGKEVSGMFDPWGNPFFIVLDTDYAERLEFKPSKKQETLNGRRCAVYSAGQDKKIGTADDVKTW; encoded by the coding sequence ATGAAAACCCAATCCATTCACCGCCGAAGCGGTTTCACCCTGATCGAACTTCTCGTCGTCATCGCCATCATCGCGGTGCTGGCCAGCGCCGGTTTCGGCGTGGGCATGAAGGTTCAGAACACCGCAAGGAAACAGGTCGCCGAATCGGCCGCCCGCAACGTCGTCCATGCGGTCAACAGCTTCTATGCGGACTACTCAGCGATGCCGGTTCCTACGGGAACAGCCTCCACCCAGGGTGGCACCACGTTTGGAACCGAATCCGGTGACGGACTCAAAATTTTGGACATCCTACTCGGCTTGGAAGACGAAATCAACACCAAGAAGGTGAAATATCTCGATGTCCCCGAAGCGAAGAGCAAGAAAAAGGGCGGTCTCGTTTTCAACAAGAGCGGTAAGGAAGTGTCCGGAATGTTCGACCCATGGGGGAATCCATTTTTCATCGTCCTCGACACGGACTATGCGGAGCGTCTCGAGTTCAAGCCGAGCAAGAAGCAGGAGACCCTCAACGGTCGCCGTTGCGCGGTCTACAGCGCCGGTCAGGACAAGAAGATCGGCACCGCCGATGACGTGAAGACCTGGTGA
- a CDS encoding transglycosylase domain-containing protein yields MSTWRPISRPSWWQRLLPEWLHAPVRWLFWLGVAGLVAFGGFVFFYFILAMKFDLKEVAGLPEANHFYDKNGIEIDAPISGGQKLAKREDIPDFLVKALQAREDARFFEHVGVDFRGLARATVRNLKDGDFTQGASTLSMQLARNTYEIRAKSMHRKFLEIALTLRIEARYSKDEILTHYLNRIYFGSGAQGIEQAALTYFGKPVRELDENQCAMVVGIIRGPHVFSPLRNPKGALEQRDQTLNRMVAMGFITDEKRDKLEATPIKLASENEDRAQRSYAFQAIRRELEKILETHDIRSDGLYVHTTLDLGWQQRLEIELSKAVADLENEKGWRYGTYSDHTPGAEPKYIQYAAITTETKSGGILALIGGRDFAHSRFDRTRSRRDLGSAFEPFIAAAAAERGKLVLPGKPVLTGRQIGPAEVERLAKRCGLSGPFLDTEDLFRGSVAATPLEMSIGLSTLGNAGKRPDPFVIREIRDSSKKVIYKAQPRLTPALSSQAASEATTVLANHAGTRTFTGATGSERDAWTLRLGPKGSTAIWIGFDQPAAIARDARVKSLLDEFVRRLGNSE; encoded by the coding sequence ATGTCCACCTGGCGTCCCATCTCCCGACCCTCCTGGTGGCAGCGCCTGTTGCCAGAGTGGCTGCACGCACCCGTGCGGTGGCTGTTCTGGCTAGGGGTGGCCGGGCTGGTGGCGTTCGGCGGTTTCGTCTTTTTCTACTTCATCCTCGCGATGAAGTTCGACCTGAAGGAAGTCGCCGGGTTGCCGGAGGCGAACCACTTCTACGACAAAAACGGCATCGAGATCGACGCACCGATCAGCGGCGGACAGAAGCTTGCCAAGCGGGAGGACATCCCGGACTTCCTGGTGAAGGCGCTGCAGGCGCGGGAGGATGCACGGTTTTTCGAACACGTGGGCGTGGACTTCCGCGGGCTGGCACGTGCGACGGTCCGCAATCTGAAGGACGGGGACTTCACCCAGGGGGCGTCCACACTCTCGATGCAGCTCGCCCGGAACACGTATGAGATCCGCGCGAAGTCGATGCACCGGAAGTTCCTGGAAATCGCCCTCACGCTCCGCATCGAGGCCCGCTATTCGAAGGACGAGATCCTGACCCACTACCTGAACCGGATCTACTTCGGCTCCGGGGCGCAGGGCATCGAGCAGGCCGCGCTGACTTACTTCGGCAAGCCGGTCCGCGAGCTGGATGAAAACCAGTGCGCGATGGTCGTGGGCATCATCCGCGGCCCACATGTCTTCTCCCCGCTGAGAAACCCGAAGGGGGCGCTGGAACAACGGGACCAGACGCTCAACCGGATGGTGGCCATGGGCTTCATCACCGATGAGAAGCGGGACAAGCTGGAAGCAACCCCGATCAAGCTGGCCAGCGAAAACGAGGACCGTGCCCAGCGTTCCTACGCCTTCCAGGCGATCCGCCGGGAGCTGGAGAAGATCCTCGAAACCCACGACATCCGCTCCGACGGTCTCTACGTCCACACCACCCTCGACCTGGGGTGGCAGCAGCGGCTGGAGATCGAACTTTCCAAGGCCGTCGCGGACCTGGAGAACGAGAAAGGCTGGCGCTATGGCACCTACTCCGACCACACCCCGGGGGCGGAGCCGAAATACATCCAGTACGCCGCCATCACCACGGAGACGAAAAGCGGCGGCATCCTCGCGCTGATCGGGGGACGGGATTTCGCCCACTCCCGCTTTGACCGGACGCGCTCCCGGCGTGACCTGGGGTCGGCGTTCGAGCCGTTCATCGCCGCAGCCGCCGCGGAACGCGGCAAGCTGGTCCTACCGGGCAAGCCGGTGCTGACCGGGCGCCAGATCGGCCCGGCGGAGGTCGAGCGGCTGGCGAAGCGGTGCGGCCTTTCCGGCCCGTTCCTGGACACGGAAGATCTTTTCCGCGGCTCCGTCGCCGCCACCCCGCTGGAAATGTCCATCGGCCTCTCCACCCTCGGGAACGCTGGAAAACGGCCGGATCCGTTCGTGATCCGGGAGATCCGGGATTCCTCGAAGAAGGTCATCTACAAGGCCCAGCCACGGCTTACTCCCGCACTCAGCAGCCAGGCGGCTTCGGAAGCGACCACGGTGCTGGCAAACCACGCCGGCACCCGGACCTTCACCGGTGCCACTGGTTCCGAAAGGGATGCCTGGACCCTCCGCCTCGGCCCGAAAGGTTCCACCGCCATCTGGATCGGCTTCGACCAGCCCGCGGCAATCGCCCGGGACGCACGGGTGAAATCGCTGCTGGATGAATTCGTCCGGCGGCTGGGGAACAGTGAATGA